The nucleotide window CTCTACGTTATTTCCTAGGCAGGCACAGGGGACAGCGAGCAGGCCTGGGTGGCCATAGCATCCTGGGAGGTAACAGACTAGAGAGGATGTAAGTGTACCTCTGTGGGGTCATGGAGCCCAATCCAGACGTCTGAGACGGTTTTCAAGTTGTTCTTGACCAGGGCGGCCACGAAGGATCCCTCAGCCCCACTGAGCACAGACACAAGTTGTCCTGAGGATCTCTTCTGGCAAGCCATCTGTGTGGAGAAGGGAGAGACTGGGGAGGAGCTTGAGACCCTCACTGAGGGAAGGGCAGGGACAAGGGAGGTGAGAAGGGGTTGTGTTTGCAAAAGATGAGGTGCTCATTCTCACCCTCAAGAAACTCTAGAGAATGGAACTCCCAGCCCCCAAACCCTGTCTCTAATTTGCTTCTCCTTACCAGCCCGAACTGCAAATCCCAGCACTCACGTTTGCATTCATCCAGGTTTTAGGTGTTGTAAACAAGGCATAGCAGTAGGACGCATAGGCCATGGAGCCTCTCGGACAGCTGATCCGTGCAGAGGGCAGTTTCTTCTGGGAATCTTCCCCTGGCgaggaagaaataaaggagagGGATGGGGCAAAATAGAGAGAGGGGATTGGAGTGGGGAGGTGACCTTGAGGAATATCTGTGGTGCCACAGCTTGAGGCAGTGACACCAAACTCCTGACTGCCTGTCACCAGTGCCAATATTTCCAGGAGTTTTTCTTAATCATAAAGTAGACCTAGTAATTGGGAGatggtctgttttctttttattcatctgCCTTATTCAAAAGTCCAAGCCTTCTCCTCGTCTTGGCTGACTGTTTCTACACTGGATCCTCCAGTCATTCTCCTTCTACTCATCTCATTACTGACACTCTATGCTTTCCCTCCTTAATATACCCACATAAATTAGACTCTACTGAAAATTGAGAATCATCTCATCCCACTGTTACTGGACCACTGAGGTACCTCCCACCACTAGTTACCCTTAAGGAAGGGTGATGATGCAGGAATTGCAGGCAGTGTTGTTGTGTGGGGATGTACCATTACCATGGGAGGCACACAGgagctttcctcctcttcttggcCCTGAGCAAACACTGGGAACCCAGTGCTAGAGGCAGAAAAGTCTCACCTTGGACTTGAGACAGGAGCATCAGGCAGGAGAGCAGCATCCAGGACAGGCTGGGGATGCCCATGGAAGACATCATTTTGTCTGTGATGTGCCGAGACAACCAGAGAACTAAAATAAGGGTGGTCAGAGAGAGACTATGAGAAACCCCCTGTTGTACCTCTTGTCTTTTCCTCTGTCTAGTTCCCTAGGAATAAATCCATCTTGATGGCTTCCATCCCCTTCCATAGTtctggaaagaatctgaaaatctaTATATCCTACTACACCTGGGGCCTCCCAGGACTGCCTTTGCCTGTTCTCAGAGCTCCTGCATTCTCTGAGGACAGGGATCCTTGTATACCTTCCCTGAAATACGTGAGGTGAAACCCCTGTCAGGGGTGTCATCTTGTCTCAGCGCCTACTTACTTCTCTTGCAAGGGATCTGCACTGGTTTGTCGGGGCAGAAAAGACTGGGTTTTTATAAGAGGATTTGAGGGAGGGGCACTGAAATGAATAACAGGATCGGGGAGCCAGGACAGGGGTCATGGGAAGGGCCTGGCTTTGTTTCAAGGAGATTCCCGCCATGGAGAGGAGTCTCTTCCCAGCAAAGCCTGGGAATTGCCACAGATATTGCCTGTTTCTCATTAACAGGTCAGCCCTTTTTCCAGGAACAGGTGAAGTTTATTCTTTCCCCGACTCTTCCCTGATAGGCAACTGTGGCACAAAATGTGGTATTAACTTTTAAGGGGCACATCTACTGGAGTATTTCTTCTGGTTGATGTCTCAAGTGCTCACTCCTGCAGGCATacacatgtatttcttttaaattgttcagtagaattaaataaatgttggATGATAAGTGGAGGTGAGTATGGGGATGACAAGTGTCACAGATAAGTGAggtcagagaaggaaatgaaagtaAGAGGAGACGGTGGTTCAGTGTTGCCTCTTCTACATGGTAGCTAGGTTTAAAGCAACTTCATAATCATCTCACAACTCAATAGATGAGCCAAAATCTTAAGGAAAATGAAATGTGGAAACTTGCCTTGCTGATCTTCTGAGAGATGGAACTTCCTTGATGGGTAATAATAATGTGATATAATAAGAGGCAATGGAGGAATTTCAAGCCTAGGAGGACTAGAGTCAAATGATGCAGAATCAAAGGAAGAATGAGAGAGGGTTAAGCAAGGGTAAGAGCAAGAGATGGATGAAATTGTAGACCTGATCCTACATTGCATGTAAGTTAGATCTCTACTTCATCAAGGTGCTCACTCCCCTGGGCTACTGACAACTGCCTCGCAAACTGTCATGTAGCTGTAGAAGAAGGGTCACTTATTTTTGCATTCTACTTGGAAGGGTGATCAGCTTCATGTGGGGATACTGAGAAAAATTCCTTAGTCATGTTTACTTCTGAGTTGGCAATTTTGGCAAGGATGAGATACATGCTAAGTGGCTCAGGTTTATTTTGGTCAGTCTGGGAATATGTTAAGCTGGAATTCTCTGCAGACCCTGACTCTCAAGTGGTTTTTATAGGCCAGCTTGTGTGAGATGAAGTCAATGCAACTGAGCTTGTAATTGATTCATGTCCTCAGAATCCAAAAGTCAGTAGAACACACAAATAATCTAATAAGAAGGATAGGACAACCAACAGATTCGTTtgttacaaaggaaaaagaacttaCTTCacgaaaaatatttaaatacaaagcCATAACTATATTTAGAGCTCAGTGGAAATTCAGGTTTGAAAAACCAATATTTCATGGAAATATAGATAGCATGAGTTGAGAAGTAATCTTGCTACAGTAAAACAATTATTTGAGAAAAAGTAAATGATAGCAATCAGAAACACAGAATGGCTCACGCTTCTTGAATTCCTGAGAAACACAGTGTTGTAGGGAAAGATACCA belongs to Pseudorca crassidens isolate mPseCra1 chromosome 14, mPseCra1.hap1, whole genome shotgun sequence and includes:
- the LOC137205605 gene encoding lithostathine-like, with translation MMSSMGIPSLSWMLLSCLMLLSQVQGEDSQKKLPSARISCPRGSMAYASYCYALFTTPKTWMNANMACQKRSSGQLVSVLSGAEGSFVAALVKNNLKTVSDVWIGLHDPTEGSEPNGSGWEWSSTDVLNYVAWEKDPSTSSSPGYCGSLSRSSDFLKWRDYNCSVNLPYVCKFKG